The Stratiformator vulcanicus genome has a segment encoding these proteins:
- a CDS encoding DUF421 domain-containing protein, translating to MMNWFGGWEPLIAVIATAPVVYLAVVAMIRIAGKRTTSQMNNFDWIVTVAMGSLVGSTLILKDVSVVTGLTAICALLFFQWLVTWGLIRSPRLETVIRSKPTLLYYRGEFLKSAQRETRVSQGEILSAVRGSGAQCMEEVAAVVLETDATLSVVAYGDNYCSEDMKGMDILSDIPNIPDDGSPTPDPVNA from the coding sequence ATGATGAATTGGTTCGGAGGTTGGGAACCACTGATTGCTGTCATCGCGACAGCACCGGTCGTCTATCTGGCCGTCGTGGCCATGATCCGCATCGCGGGCAAACGCACGACATCACAGATGAACAATTTCGACTGGATCGTGACCGTCGCGATGGGCTCGCTCGTCGGTTCGACGTTGATCTTGAAAGACGTGTCGGTCGTGACCGGACTGACGGCGATTTGCGCTTTGCTATTCTTCCAGTGGCTTGTGACTTGGGGGCTGATTCGCTCTCCAAGGCTGGAGACGGTCATTCGATCGAAACCGACTCTGCTTTATTATCGCGGCGAGTTTTTGAAGTCTGCCCAACGCGAAACGCGTGTCTCTCAAGGCGAAATCCTTTCCGCCGTTCGCGGGTCCGGAGCTCAATGTATGGAAGAGGTGGCTGCTGTCGTCTTGGAAACAGATGCCACACTCAGCGTCGTCGCGTATGGGGACAATTATTGCAGTGAAGATATGAAGGGGATGGATATTCTCAGCGACATCCCGAACATTCCCGATGACGGATCTCCCACACCGGATCCGGTGAATGCCTGA
- a CDS encoding polysaccharide biosynthesis/export family protein — translation MSSIVLLVALAVLPGCAGFKPVRGIPVQELDLASCAPNSNRSARSTLDLSVLRQVRPEVHRVDSGDVLGIFVEGVLGNDRDVPPINAPPGPNSSASLGYPIKVLDDGTIHLPLVRPIYVRGLTLFEVEQAIRETYTGRAGLLRPGAGRILVTLQRPREFRILVIRQEAGNPLGNLGAAQSVNFETDKRGTGRIVTLPIYENDVLHALAETGGLPGLDAENAIYIIRQPRPAPLEPVGEFIAKLPPASNPMQQPIQSASYLQQTAHQDHLYPIPAAPGHPSFVPPPPGPADGHGVSSDVPLAGDANAAEVLPEEYPDYVQQAAAAGSQVIRIPLRVLPGEPLCFGPEDIVLYDGDIVFIEARDQDFFFTGGLLGNAQIVLPRDYDLDVLGAIALAEQASDGPYPTPAVGGVSVLNQDVSAGASKVVVHRPLPGGGRLPIEVDLYRALNDPNENLIVEPGDRVFLRYNRYEAFVAFCERHLIEGAVIGGASALTFGN, via the coding sequence TTGTCCTCGATCGTGTTGCTCGTCGCCCTCGCCGTGCTTCCCGGCTGCGCCGGTTTCAAGCCCGTTCGCGGGATTCCCGTGCAAGAACTCGACCTTGCCTCCTGCGCGCCCAACTCCAATCGGTCCGCACGGTCGACGCTCGATCTTTCGGTATTGCGGCAGGTTCGCCCCGAAGTTCACCGGGTCGATTCCGGCGACGTACTCGGGATTTTCGTCGAGGGCGTCTTAGGCAATGACCGAGACGTCCCACCAATCAACGCCCCGCCGGGCCCGAATTCCTCAGCCTCGCTCGGCTATCCGATTAAAGTCCTCGATGACGGGACGATTCACCTGCCGCTCGTGCGTCCGATCTACGTCCGTGGTCTGACGCTATTCGAAGTCGAGCAAGCGATTCGTGAAACTTACACGGGCCGCGCCGGCCTGTTGCGTCCCGGCGCGGGCCGAATTCTGGTGACGCTGCAACGTCCACGAGAATTTCGAATCCTCGTCATTCGCCAGGAGGCCGGGAATCCGCTGGGGAATCTGGGCGCTGCTCAATCGGTCAATTTCGAGACAGACAAACGGGGAACGGGGCGGATCGTCACGCTTCCCATCTACGAGAACGACGTGCTGCACGCCCTCGCCGAAACGGGCGGCTTGCCGGGTCTCGATGCCGAGAATGCGATCTATATTATCCGGCAACCGCGCCCTGCGCCGCTCGAACCCGTTGGCGAATTCATCGCGAAATTGCCTCCCGCCTCAAATCCGATGCAGCAACCGATCCAATCGGCCTCTTATTTACAGCAGACGGCCCATCAGGATCACCTCTATCCGATCCCGGCGGCACCCGGTCATCCCTCGTTCGTCCCGCCGCCTCCCGGCCCGGCCGATGGTCACGGCGTAAGCTCGGACGTCCCGCTTGCCGGTGATGCAAACGCCGCTGAAGTCCTACCTGAAGAATATCCAGATTACGTGCAGCAGGCGGCCGCCGCGGGTTCCCAGGTCATTCGAATCCCGCTGCGTGTCCTACCCGGCGAGCCTCTGTGTTTCGGTCCCGAAGACATCGTCCTTTACGATGGAGACATTGTCTTCATTGAGGCGCGGGATCAAGATTTCTTCTTCACGGGTGGATTGCTCGGTAACGCGCAAATTGTGCTGCCGCGAGACTATGACCTCGACGTGCTGGGAGCGATTGCCCTGGCGGAACAGGCTTCCGACGGGCCCTATCCGACACCGGCGGTGGGCGGCGTCTCGGTGCTGAATCAGGATGTGTCGGCGGGTGCGAGCAAAGTTGTTGTTCACCGGCCGTTACCGGGGGGCGGTCGACTGCCGATCGAAGTCGACCTCTATCGTGCGCTCAACGATCCGAATGAGAATTTAATTGTCGAACCCGGAGACCGCGTCTTCCTGCGTTACAACCGATACGAAGCCTTCGTCGCGTTCTGCGAGCGGCATCTGATCGAGGGGGCTGTCATCGGTGGCGCCAGCGCGTTGACTTTTGGCAACTAA
- a CDS encoding tetratricopeptide repeat protein, translating to MLFPAGSALGNDASPVRCLYLRSDVQRNGEKILEQELWRQALLMAARHEFGLWTRDEAILETPDDADSDLVLELDLRFSRPVPKEVIVELFEGKAPDVPRPNQTSPPGTPEPVYRTEFSRRERDLAAQVDFAERFAREQAVQLLTAQGLVSIESTEKPGEAAAEPDANLSKLQFSWNSFHQYALVRELHGLIKEHGADPQLFGRLGRSYAILGMLAEGYLGIHSDPLYARALIYAQRGVRLSGSSAASLADRAFVYALVGLPAQALEDIEAAESASDSLPAWVRSVKQYCLGNRRDLIEHSYSDQDAKSVGAALAVRDASMVLHRNEILNTIAFLKAHQPSSTVPHYQLYTQYGLGTQSRGVREASGNVAEWLYKPLGTVAGLPEDCKPLPLEQIAIEPEFNFPLAEVNENRTPEEDERKRLIDQLIRYQDAKLDNQEPSLGFLGRILSDESMRLSLETIILQRNVYGVNCDDEIERLLKYESAHRLHESLNLFRYDYDEGRKSATKVYNALQNGMIQPSQYQITQQFITGRTNVRQYNSRHHAAVNWSLDDTLPDQLSNLRVRTWDLRNQIRITTTISKLAPHSSVSASLMIQYAIPGVADKLDEYEADFSDDPAVLKQLGDYHCDFARLEEATRCWEKSISISPNYEILDKHAPLAGLLAWDEAATREAFQRGLAWPNSGLTHSSINAIIASTLLREGNYEAAIPYARKAADSYSYNGLYVLSRAYEQAGDISEARDYMEKIRDRYDRKDDYFCWSIRYGGPEFEQAWQQYRPTVEADAQKNDYGSVTGAAMRYYANDELDKAAELFEKRFEFPNSEDGGFRIYLACIYDRLGDTERRDFHIEQCLNTYIPDHMLFRAQARLMKELIADPYDVDREAIMDRLFNLAMNNGSASVGAFAIGTILKNRGNKDDAAYFFEIASSAPGFDIRCRLAGARLNEMGIELPPIVGNENGSLQYLSRTGFAEARRRFQAGKIRQATEWLDILLDKNPDHWHARYMRMKCRQRIEPRDHALEDIAYLEKQTPNEPILLLHRGDSLLVAGKYQDALDAYERCLNDHPESLIVPYVHARLAALHSATPDEAVTDAEKAVFHAEKVKLPETLSYYQHQVRAEAFARAGRYDDAIKELDLAHSRWLDINIKKKYAAFRKSVEAGEPIVENRANLTWHCIAIPFYPAY from the coding sequence ATGCTCTTCCCAGCGGGCTCTGCCTTGGGCAACGACGCGAGCCCCGTCCGCTGCCTCTATCTTCGCAGTGATGTGCAGCGAAACGGGGAAAAGATTCTGGAGCAGGAACTGTGGCGGCAGGCCCTTCTGATGGCGGCTCGACACGAGTTCGGCTTATGGACGCGCGACGAAGCGATTCTGGAAACGCCGGACGATGCCGACTCGGATTTGGTACTGGAACTCGACCTGCGATTCTCCAGACCCGTGCCAAAAGAAGTGATCGTTGAGCTGTTCGAGGGGAAGGCTCCGGACGTCCCGCGACCAAATCAAACGAGCCCGCCGGGCACTCCCGAACCGGTTTATCGCACCGAGTTCAGTCGGCGAGAACGCGATCTCGCCGCGCAGGTCGACTTTGCCGAACGCTTCGCACGGGAGCAGGCCGTTCAACTATTAACGGCACAGGGCTTGGTTTCGATCGAATCGACAGAGAAACCCGGTGAGGCGGCAGCGGAGCCGGACGCCAACCTTTCAAAATTGCAATTCTCTTGGAATTCGTTTCATCAATACGCCCTCGTGCGAGAACTGCACGGGCTGATTAAAGAACATGGCGCTGACCCGCAGCTTTTCGGACGCCTCGGCAGATCCTACGCGATTCTCGGAATGCTGGCGGAGGGGTATCTGGGCATTCACAGCGATCCCCTTTATGCGAGGGCCTTAATTTACGCCCAGCGCGGGGTCCGCCTGTCCGGGTCGAGTGCCGCGTCACTGGCCGACCGGGCCTTTGTGTATGCGCTAGTCGGGCTTCCTGCGCAGGCACTTGAAGACATCGAAGCGGCCGAGTCGGCTTCCGACAGCCTTCCCGCATGGGTGCGATCGGTCAAGCAGTATTGCTTGGGAAATCGCCGCGATCTCATCGAGCACAGTTACTCTGACCAAGATGCAAAATCGGTCGGCGCGGCGCTGGCGGTCCGGGATGCCTCAATGGTCCTGCATCGCAACGAGATTTTAAACACAATTGCCTTCTTGAAGGCTCATCAACCGTCATCCACAGTGCCTCATTATCAGCTTTATACGCAGTATGGTCTCGGCACGCAAAGTCGGGGAGTCCGAGAGGCATCCGGCAATGTGGCCGAATGGCTTTACAAACCGCTCGGCACCGTCGCCGGCTTGCCGGAAGACTGCAAGCCCCTGCCGCTCGAGCAGATCGCGATCGAACCAGAGTTTAATTTTCCGCTCGCGGAAGTAAATGAGAATCGAACGCCGGAGGAGGACGAGCGCAAACGGCTGATCGACCAATTGATCCGCTATCAGGATGCAAAACTTGACAACCAGGAGCCGAGCCTCGGTTTTCTCGGCCGAATTCTGTCCGACGAATCGATGCGACTTTCGTTGGAGACGATCATCCTGCAACGCAATGTTTACGGTGTGAACTGCGACGATGAGATCGAACGGCTGCTGAAATACGAGTCGGCCCACCGGCTGCATGAATCTCTTAATTTATTTCGCTACGACTACGACGAGGGCCGCAAGTCCGCAACGAAAGTCTATAACGCGCTGCAGAACGGGATGATTCAGCCGTCACAATATCAAATCACACAACAGTTTATTACGGGCCGCACCAATGTGCGACAATACAATTCACGTCACCACGCGGCTGTGAATTGGAGTCTTGATGACACGCTGCCCGACCAGCTCTCGAACTTAAGAGTTCGGACGTGGGATCTGCGTAACCAGATTAGAATTACGACGACGATCTCAAAGCTCGCCCCGCACTCTTCGGTTTCCGCGAGCCTGATGATCCAGTACGCCATCCCCGGCGTGGCCGATAAGTTGGACGAGTACGAGGCCGATTTTTCCGACGACCCCGCCGTATTGAAACAACTCGGCGATTACCACTGCGACTTCGCAAGGTTGGAAGAGGCGACCCGCTGCTGGGAGAAGTCGATATCGATCTCCCCCAATTATGAAATCCTCGATAAGCACGCCCCGCTGGCGGGGCTTCTGGCTTGGGACGAGGCGGCAACCCGTGAGGCCTTCCAGCGAGGACTGGCGTGGCCGAACTCGGGCCTTACGCATTCGAGTATCAACGCGATCATTGCATCCACTCTATTGAGGGAAGGAAACTACGAGGCTGCGATCCCGTATGCCCGCAAGGCTGCGGATTCTTATTCTTATAACGGCCTCTACGTTCTATCGAGGGCTTACGAGCAGGCAGGCGACATCAGTGAGGCGAGAGACTATATGGAGAAAATCCGGGACCGCTATGACCGCAAGGATGATTATTTCTGCTGGAGTATTCGCTATGGCGGTCCGGAGTTCGAACAGGCATGGCAACAGTACCGCCCGACCGTCGAAGCCGATGCCCAGAAGAATGACTACGGCTCCGTAACGGGTGCCGCGATGAGATATTACGCGAATGACGAACTCGACAAGGCAGCCGAATTATTTGAGAAGCGGTTCGAATTTCCGAATTCTGAGGACGGAGGATTTCGTATTTACCTCGCCTGCATCTACGATCGGCTCGGCGATACGGAACGTCGCGACTTTCATATTGAGCAGTGCCTCAACACGTACATCCCCGATCATATGCTCTTTCGCGCGCAAGCGAGGCTGATGAAGGAATTGATCGCCGACCCTTACGACGTTGATCGAGAAGCGATCATGGATCGCTTGTTTAATCTGGCGATGAACAACGGCTCGGCTTCTGTGGGAGCGTTTGCGATCGGTACGATCCTTAAAAATCGTGGCAACAAGGACGATGCGGCCTATTTCTTCGAGATCGCTTCTTCAGCTCCCGGTTTCGATATCCGCTGTCGACTTGCGGGAGCACGACTCAACGAGATGGGTATCGAGCTCCCGCCGATCGTGGGCAATGAAAACGGTTCGCTGCAATATCTCAGCCGGACCGGTTTCGCGGAGGCCCGCAGGCGCTTTCAGGCCGGCAAGATTCGTCAGGCGACCGAGTGGCTCGACATTCTTCTCGATAAGAATCCCGACCACTGGCACGCCCGGTACATGCGAATGAAATGCCGACAACGGATTGAACCGCGCGACCACGCCTTGGAAGATATTGCCTATCTTGAAAAACAAACTCCGAACGAACCGATCTTACTGCTTCACCGCGGCGACAGTTTACTCGTTGCCGGAAAGTATCAAGACGCGCTCGACGCCTATGAACGGTGCCTGAACGACCATCCGGAGTCGCTGATCGTGCCATACGTGCATGCTCGGCTCGCTGCATTGCATTCGGCGACGCCGGACGAAGCGGTAACCGACGCGGAAAAAGCGGTTTTTCATGCCGAGAAGGTCAAACTGCCGGAGACGCTTTCCTACTATCAACACCAGGTGCGTGCCGAAGCGTTTGCCCGCGCGGGGCGGTATGACGACGCGATCAAAGAACTCGACCTCGCCCATAGCCGTTGGTTGGATATCAATATTAAAAAGAAATATGCGGCGTTCCGGAAATCGGTCGAGGCCGGTGAGCCGATCGTTGAAAACCGGGCCAACCTGACATGGCATTGCATCGCGATCCCCTTTTATCCGGCGTATTGA
- a CDS encoding phosphoadenylyl-sulfate reductase, producing MARLTQADLRQLNETFEERSPQELIRWAAEMFGDRLAALSSMQRGGSALCQMLSTLDVKIPVLFVDTGVLFQETYDTRDRIIEKYGLEVRTLMPKWSMEKQTQEHGVLYLSVEGQQQCCHMRKSEPLLAVSDQFDAMISSLRRSDGGNRSQLPILALDPQTNCIRINPLSTFSAEQLSEYIRENGVIVNPLHAQGYATIGCNRCTTPVMENEPGRAGRWRHLGPWSQYCGINPTDMMSPDKLSIDLPLDLVDRILGRETDFVI from the coding sequence ATGGCCCGTCTGACGCAAGCCGACCTTCGGCAACTGAACGAGACGTTCGAAGAACGCAGCCCACAGGAATTGATCCGCTGGGCCGCGGAGATGTTCGGCGACCGATTGGCAGCGCTTTCCTCCATGCAGCGGGGAGGTAGCGCGCTGTGCCAGATGCTCTCAACACTCGATGTCAAAATTCCGGTGCTGTTTGTGGATACCGGCGTTCTGTTTCAGGAAACCTACGACACTCGCGATCGCATCATCGAGAAATACGGACTCGAGGTGCGGACGCTGATGCCGAAATGGTCGATGGAGAAACAGACACAGGAACACGGCGTGCTGTATTTGTCGGTCGAGGGCCAGCAGCAGTGCTGTCACATGCGGAAGTCAGAACCGCTGCTCGCCGTTTCCGATCAGTTCGATGCGATGATTTCGAGCCTGCGCCGCTCCGACGGCGGAAACCGCTCTCAGCTGCCGATTCTGGCTCTCGACCCGCAAACCAATTGCATTCGGATCAATCCGCTGTCGACCTTCTCGGCGGAGCAATTGAGCGAGTACATCCGCGAGAACGGCGTGATCGTCAATCCGCTGCACGCCCAAGGCTACGCGACGATCGGCTGCAATCGCTGCACGACACCGGTCATGGAGAACGAGCCGGGCCGCGCGGGGCGATGGCGGCATCTCGGGCCGTGGTCGCAATACTGCGGCATCAACCCGACCGACATGATGTCCCCCGATAAACTGTCGATCGATCTCCCACTCGATCTGGTCGATCGCATCCTCGGCCGCGAGACCGATTTCGTCATCTGA
- the mutM gene encoding DNA-formamidopyrimidine glycosylase: MPELPEVETMVRGIRPHVAGRVITRVERCRCRYRPIDVTPSMRQIARRATGRTIVEVARRAKRILLKLDSGDCFAIEPRMTGLMLVDAAPDRSHLRIRWRLDDGNDLWFWDRRGLGTLRLYTPDEYEAALGPDRLGPEPLDMSTADWKQRLTGRSREIKVALLDQKLVAGIGNLYAAEILHAARIDPRRRTEGLSGREIGRIAARAIEILNEAIRYEGSTLSDGTYRNAINGEGRYQNEHRVYGRAGQPCGSCGKATIVRIVQAQRATFYCPKCQR; the protein is encoded by the coding sequence ATGCCTGAACTCCCCGAAGTCGAAACGATGGTCCGCGGCATCCGCCCGCATGTCGCCGGACGCGTCATCACGCGTGTCGAGCGATGCCGCTGCCGCTATCGACCGATCGACGTCACCCCGTCGATGCGGCAGATTGCGCGAAGAGCGACTGGTCGAACGATCGTCGAAGTCGCCCGGCGGGCGAAGCGCATTCTGCTCAAACTCGATTCCGGCGATTGCTTTGCGATCGAACCCCGCATGACGGGACTCATGTTGGTCGATGCCGCGCCCGATCGCTCGCACCTGCGCATTCGCTGGCGGTTGGACGATGGGAACGACTTGTGGTTCTGGGATCGTCGCGGGCTCGGCACGCTCCGCCTTTACACGCCCGATGAATACGAGGCGGCGCTCGGCCCGGATCGCCTCGGTCCTGAGCCGCTGGATATGTCGACTGCTGATTGGAAGCAGCGATTGACCGGCCGCTCGAGGGAAATCAAAGTCGCCCTGCTCGACCAGAAACTCGTCGCCGGGATCGGGAATCTGTACGCCGCCGAGATTCTGCACGCGGCCCGGATCGACCCGCGGCGCCGCACCGAAGGACTCTCTGGCAGAGAAATCGGCCGTATTGCCGCGCGGGCGATCGAAATTCTCAACGAGGCGATCCGCTACGAGGGCTCCACACTCAGCGACGGGACCTACCGGAACGCGATCAACGGCGAAGGCCGCTACCAGAACGAACACCGCGTGTACGGCCGCGCGGGCCAACCCTGCGGCTCCTGTGGTAAAGCCACGATCGTTCGCATCGTTCAGGCACAGCGGGCCACATTCTATTGTCCGAAATGCCAGCGGTGA
- a CDS encoding DUF1598 domain-containing protein, whose protein sequence is MPSSRSSRTRSAGGGYVAAAAVVFAVAAVAFYWNANGRTVADSDSSDSTSGQVVANKPAVTSEADGAPVIPATKADAPAETVVDGSVAIQEVAETALTEEVAEHLVAGEYGRAMAIAESADVSEREQLTRQIAQAMLDAGEFQNRRAALRRLIEPQESQDGTLAGGASVANFAELLALIQQNTAGPWMAVDGIGGSIAQYTNGVHVDPMGRLTTLTRQEQTDRLSKLAYEARQADLNDDMAASSPFRIVSLVRLEREVAQRLGEGRPVPQTMQQLAGITSVRYVFVDEARGDVMLGGPAEGWKYDETGRAIGLESNQPTLKLDDLVVAMRTFAPTGLGAFQCLIVPRQDNLAAVRDFVAESQSRGSLSSGAGTRNFVDRIEELLGEQDVVVNGVPLDSRIAQVIVEADYRMKLIGIDDLEAGGIPSYFDLLTGEDAANEPMKALRWWLTVNYDSVMHDAGRSVFEFVGSAVRCQSEDEFIAEDGSRIHTGQAGEYNRAFAERFTALYDALSAEEPVFADLRNIFDLSIASAVIEREGLADRAAWDRGVFANGGAYEPLTYASPKTVPSAVNHRVYPGGEVVVQAAGGVQGDVTKILADSSIMQESGRLATIPQAAADDAPAERWWWDVK, encoded by the coding sequence GTGCCATCCTCACGTTCTTCCCGTACACGATCAGCCGGCGGCGGATATGTCGCCGCGGCCGCCGTGGTTTTTGCCGTCGCCGCAGTCGCATTCTATTGGAACGCGAACGGGCGGACGGTCGCCGATTCCGACTCATCTGATTCGACTTCCGGTCAGGTCGTCGCGAATAAGCCTGCCGTGACATCTGAGGCGGACGGTGCCCCGGTCATTCCGGCTACGAAGGCTGATGCACCTGCAGAAACGGTCGTCGACGGGTCGGTCGCAATTCAAGAGGTTGCGGAAACCGCCCTCACTGAGGAAGTGGCCGAGCATTTGGTCGCCGGTGAGTATGGTCGCGCCATGGCCATCGCCGAGTCGGCTGATGTCAGCGAGCGCGAGCAACTGACCCGACAGATCGCCCAGGCGATGCTGGACGCGGGCGAGTTCCAGAACCGTCGCGCTGCCCTGCGACGACTGATCGAGCCGCAGGAAAGCCAGGACGGCACGCTGGCCGGGGGAGCTTCGGTCGCGAACTTCGCCGAACTGCTGGCGCTGATTCAGCAAAACACGGCCGGTCCGTGGATGGCGGTCGACGGGATCGGCGGTTCGATCGCTCAATACACGAACGGCGTTCATGTCGACCCGATGGGACGACTGACGACGCTGACCCGGCAGGAGCAGACCGATCGCCTGAGCAAGCTCGCCTACGAAGCCCGACAGGCCGACCTGAACGACGACATGGCAGCGTCTTCGCCGTTTCGCATCGTCTCGCTAGTTCGGCTGGAGCGTGAAGTCGCTCAGCGACTGGGCGAAGGTCGCCCTGTCCCTCAGACAATGCAGCAACTCGCCGGAATCACGTCGGTCCGCTACGTCTTCGTCGATGAAGCACGCGGCGACGTGATGCTCGGCGGACCGGCTGAAGGCTGGAAGTACGATGAGACCGGCCGGGCCATCGGGCTGGAGTCGAATCAGCCGACTCTCAAGCTGGATGACCTTGTTGTGGCGATGCGAACGTTCGCCCCGACCGGCCTCGGTGCGTTTCAGTGCCTGATCGTGCCTCGGCAGGATAATCTCGCGGCCGTCCGCGATTTCGTCGCCGAGTCGCAATCACGCGGTTCGCTTTCGAGCGGTGCAGGAACGCGGAACTTTGTCGACCGGATCGAAGAGCTGCTCGGCGAGCAGGATGTCGTGGTCAACGGCGTTCCGCTCGATTCGCGCATCGCTCAAGTGATTGTCGAAGCCGATTATCGGATGAAGCTGATCGGGATCGACGATCTCGAAGCAGGCGGCATTCCGAGCTACTTTGACCTGCTCACCGGCGAAGACGCGGCGAATGAGCCGATGAAGGCGCTGCGTTGGTGGCTGACGGTCAATTACGATTCCGTCATGCACGACGCCGGTCGATCGGTGTTCGAGTTCGTTGGTTCGGCAGTCCGCTGTCAGTCGGAAGACGAATTCATCGCCGAAGACGGCAGCCGCATTCATACGGGACAGGCGGGCGAATACAACCGGGCGTTCGCCGAGCGGTTCACGGCGCTGTACGACGCCCTGTCGGCAGAAGAACCGGTGTTCGCCGATTTACGGAACATCTTCGACCTGTCGATCGCGTCTGCCGTGATTGAGCGGGAAGGTCTCGCCGATCGAGCCGCCTGGGACCGCGGCGTGTTCGCCAACGGCGGAGCCTATGAACCGCTGACTTATGCTTCGCCCAAGACCGTGCCGTCGGCTGTCAATCATCGCGTCTACCCGGGCGGCGAAGTCGTTGTCCAGGCGGCGGGTGGTGTGCAGGGCGACGTCACGAAAATTCTGGCCGATTCATCGATCATGCAGGAATCTGGTCGACTCGCGACGATTCCCCAAGCCGCCGCGGACGACGCCCCGGCTGAGCGGTGGTGGTGGGACGTGAAATAG
- a CDS encoding DUF6812 domain-containing protein yields the protein MFQRAFQAEFYTEGHSLTGTVVSKGHRLAELLNDPGSDYLSVTDVTVSARSDDANPTRLASALVQKTRLLMAFPVLGSETSSLQRSSRVVRKQCFTSFVLAGPFAIEGQIWLRSTDSPVAAICNELGHFFPVSNATISSGDGSGIHRNADTVLLNISTIAGLEIGRPERGPQPTKEVEVEADSEIRRSSSSDEEVERRLAEIYELNRSYNPDAASEQIPVTSD from the coding sequence ATGTTTCAACGCGCATTCCAAGCCGAGTTTTACACCGAAGGACATTCTTTGACGGGGACGGTCGTTTCGAAGGGCCATCGGCTGGCCGAACTCTTGAACGATCCCGGCTCCGATTATCTCTCGGTGACCGATGTAACCGTCTCCGCACGGTCAGACGACGCAAATCCGACTCGGCTGGCTTCGGCTCTGGTCCAAAAGACGCGACTCCTGATGGCCTTTCCCGTCTTAGGTAGTGAGACATCGTCCCTACAGCGATCTTCTCGGGTCGTGCGCAAGCAGTGCTTCACCAGTTTCGTTCTCGCGGGTCCGTTCGCGATCGAGGGCCAGATTTGGTTGCGGTCGACCGACTCGCCCGTCGCCGCGATCTGCAATGAACTCGGACATTTCTTCCCGGTTTCCAACGCGACGATTTCCTCGGGAGACGGTTCCGGAATTCACCGCAATGCGGACACCGTCTTGCTGAATATCTCGACGATCGCCGGACTCGAGATCGGAAGACCCGAACGCGGCCCGCAACCCACCAAAGAAGTAGAAGTCGAAGCGGACAGCGAGATTCGTCGAAGCTCGAGTTCCGACGAAGAGGTGGAGCGCCGACTGGCCGAAATCTACGAGCTCAACCGCTCCTACAATCCCGATGCCGCATCTGAGCAGATTCCCGTGACATCGGATTGA